A region from the Sutcliffiella horikoshii genome encodes:
- the glpX gene encoding class II fructose-bisphosphatase: MKQLIEAPMSQLIYDFLHVTESAALASLPWVGTGNKFEADKAATGSMRNLLNKIQMEGVVVIGEGEIDEAPMLYIGERVGTGAGVKVDLAVDPIDGTSSTSKGQNDAITVIAAAPEGTLLHAPDMYMEKIATGPQAAGKIDIDSSIEENLYAVAKAKGKQLNELTVIVQDRERHYKWIEIIRSIGAKTFLFEDGDVIPAISTCIDSLNIDLFVGIGGAPEGVLAAVGVKSLGGDMQARLLPDGEAEYERCVNMGIKDPNKPLRHDELIATDNCVFVATGITSNILLQGIKFDHKKYITHSMVISGRDKNLRCTETVHVI; this comes from the coding sequence ATGAAACAATTAATAGAGGCTCCAATGAGTCAATTAATATATGATTTTTTGCATGTTACAGAATCAGCAGCTCTTGCATCATTACCATGGGTTGGAACCGGAAATAAATTTGAAGCTGATAAAGCTGCTACAGGCTCTATGAGAAATCTGTTAAATAAGATCCAAATGGAAGGTGTCGTCGTAATTGGTGAAGGTGAAATTGATGAGGCGCCTATGCTTTATATCGGGGAAAGAGTTGGAACAGGGGCAGGGGTGAAAGTTGATTTAGCAGTTGATCCTATTGACGGTACTTCTTCCACATCGAAAGGGCAAAATGATGCTATTACCGTAATAGCTGCTGCTCCTGAAGGAACATTGCTTCATGCACCGGATATGTATATGGAAAAGATAGCAACCGGACCTCAGGCTGCAGGAAAAATAGATATCGATTCATCCATTGAAGAGAATTTGTATGCGGTTGCAAAAGCAAAAGGGAAACAACTGAATGAGTTGACAGTCATCGTTCAGGATAGAGAAAGGCATTACAAATGGATAGAAATCATACGCAGCATTGGAGCGAAGACATTCTTGTTTGAGGATGGAGATGTAATTCCTGCAATCTCTACATGTATTGATTCGTTAAATATTGACCTCTTTGTTGGAATCGGTGGTGCTCCTGAAGGTGTCCTTGCGGCAGTAGGAGTCAAAAGCTTGGGAGGGGATATGCAAGCAAGGCTTTTACCGGATGGAGAAGCGGAGTATGAGAGATGTGTAAATATGGGAATTAAGGATCCTAATAAGCCCTTAAGACACGATGAATTGATAGCTACAGATAACTGTGTGTTTGTTGCAACAGGGATTACAAGTAATATTTTGCTACAAGGGATCAAGTTTGATCATAAAAAATACATCACTCATTCCATGGTGATAAGTGGAAGAGATAAGAATTTGCGGTGTACAGAAACGGTGCATGTTATTTAA
- a CDS encoding triose-phosphate isomerase has protein sequence MNKIYVGTNWKMTKTITEGITYTKELKKVAEELTSNIELFIIPSYTALVDIKKEIADSGIKLGAQNMHWEEKGAYTGEISPRMLQEIGIDLVELGHSERRQYYNEKDTDINKKVISALRFGMKPLVCIGEDNEQKNNGNSVEVLVAQLKVCLRGVPEEDIKKVLVAYEPVWAIGEKGIPAEAEYVGEIHTILRNTLVEMFPGSGHEIPLLYGGSVNLNNFQKYMNQRDVNGLFVGRTAWDMKTFEVLLHELDKCLYN, from the coding sequence ATGAATAAAATTTATGTAGGAACCAACTGGAAGATGACAAAAACAATCACAGAAGGAATAACTTATACAAAAGAACTCAAAAAAGTGGCAGAAGAGTTAACCTCAAATATTGAATTGTTTATTATTCCTTCCTATACTGCTCTGGTTGATATCAAGAAAGAAATTGCCGATTCAGGGATAAAACTTGGTGCGCAAAATATGCACTGGGAAGAAAAAGGTGCGTATACAGGTGAAATTTCACCAAGAATGCTTCAAGAGATAGGAATAGATCTTGTTGAATTGGGTCACTCTGAGCGGAGACAATATTACAATGAAAAAGATACCGATATCAACAAGAAGGTAATTTCTGCATTGAGATTTGGGATGAAACCGCTTGTTTGTATTGGCGAAGACAATGAACAAAAAAACAATGGGAATTCTGTTGAGGTACTGGTGGCTCAATTAAAGGTATGTCTTAGAGGTGTGCCAGAGGAGGATATCAAAAAGGTTCTCGTAGCTTATGAGCCTGTATGGGCTATTGGCGAAAAAGGGATACCTGCTGAAGCTGAATATGTTGGTGAGATTCATACGATTTTGAGAAATACGCTTGTGGAGATGTTTCCCGGGAGTGGACATGAAATTCCATTGTTATACGGTGGAAGTGTCAATTTGAATAATTTCCAGAAGTATATGAATCAAAGGGATGTAAACGGTCTGTTTGTTGGTAGGACCGCATGGGATATGAAGACTTTTGAAGTGCTGTTGCATGAACTTGATAAGTGTCTTTATAATTGA
- the rpiB gene encoding ribose 5-phosphate isomerase B, which yields MRIGIGCDHNAFDLKEKVKKFIEDSGHEVEDYGCYVKDAVDYPDVALKVAEGVSNKIVERGILLCGTGIGMSIAANKYPGIRAAQTHDVYSAERAQLSNDAQIITIGSQVVGEELAKKVVSAYLNSEWVGGSQRKVDKIVEIEKEFFTELGKGVSSKTCG from the coding sequence ATGAGAATAGGAATTGGGTGCGATCACAACGCTTTTGATTTGAAAGAAAAAGTAAAAAAATTTATAGAAGATTCAGGTCACGAAGTAGAGGACTATGGATGCTATGTAAAAGATGCAGTCGATTATCCGGATGTAGCATTGAAAGTGGCTGAAGGTGTAAGTAATAAAATAGTAGAAAGAGGGATTTTACTGTGCGGTACCGGAATTGGAATGAGTATAGCTGCCAATAAGTACCCGGGTATAAGAGCAGCTCAAACTCACGATGTTTATTCAGCCGAACGAGCACAATTAAGTAATGATGCGCAAATTATTACGATAGGATCGCAAGTTGTGGGGGAAGAGCTTGCAAAGAAGGTCGTGTCAGCATATTTGAATTCCGAGTGGGTGGGTGGCTCCCAACGCAAAGTAGATAAAATTGTTGAAATAGAAAAAGAATTCTTCACAGAACTTGGAAAAGGTGTTTCCTCTAAAACGTGCGGCTGA
- a CDS encoding dihydroxyacetone kinase subunit DhaK — protein MKKIINNPSHVVQEAIEGFMFAYSDSMTKVENVNGIIRKDLQDKVAVITGGGSGHEPLFLGFVGDGLADGAAIGNVFAAPTPNTVQEVAKAVDCGKGVLFVYGNYAGDVLNFDMAAELLEFDDIQTKTVLVADDVASAPADRKGDRRGIAGDVFVLKIAGAASGKGLSLDEVARVTQKAADQTFSIGVATSPGTIPGETEPPFVLGDDEIELGMGIHGEPGLKRTKLMKADELTDELVDKLLEESNIQASDEAAVYVNGLGSTTLLELLIVNRRVAQLLKKKGIQIYDMDVNSYCTTQEMGGFSISLLKLDDELKELYDAPASSPYYNKAQKSREGVK, from the coding sequence GTGAAGAAGATTATAAACAATCCTAGTCACGTTGTTCAAGAAGCGATAGAAGGATTTATGTTCGCCTATAGTGATTCAATGACTAAGGTCGAAAATGTAAACGGAATCATTCGTAAAGATCTTCAAGATAAAGTTGCTGTCATTACAGGCGGAGGCAGTGGACATGAGCCTTTATTCTTGGGTTTTGTAGGAGATGGGCTTGCGGATGGGGCAGCCATTGGAAATGTTTTTGCAGCGCCAACCCCAAATACTGTTCAGGAAGTAGCGAAAGCAGTAGATTGTGGGAAAGGTGTATTGTTCGTGTATGGAAACTATGCAGGAGATGTCCTTAATTTTGATATGGCTGCAGAGTTATTGGAATTTGATGATATTCAGACTAAGACGGTTTTGGTGGCAGATGATGTGGCTTCAGCACCTGCAGATCGCAAAGGCGACCGCAGGGGGATTGCAGGAGATGTGTTTGTTTTAAAAATTGCTGGCGCGGCTTCCGGTAAAGGGTTGTCACTGGATGAAGTGGCTCGTGTAACCCAAAAAGCGGCCGATCAAACATTTTCCATAGGGGTTGCTACTTCACCAGGTACAATCCCTGGGGAAACAGAACCTCCATTTGTCCTTGGAGATGATGAAATCGAACTTGGGATGGGGATCCATGGAGAACCAGGATTAAAACGTACAAAATTGATGAAGGCTGATGAACTGACAGATGAACTGGTTGATAAATTGTTGGAAGAAAGCAATATACAGGCTAGTGACGAAGCGGCTGTGTATGTAAACGGATTAGGGTCCACCACTTTGTTGGAGTTGCTTATTGTGAACCGCAGAGTGGCTCAATTATTAAAGAAAAAAGGAATCCAAATTTATGATATGGATGTAAACAGCTACTGTACAACTCAAGAAATGGGGGGCTTCTCCATTTCATTATTGAAATTGGATGATGAGTTAAAAGAATTATACGATGCTCCAGCGAGCTCACCATATTATAACAAAGCACAGAAGAGTAGAGAGGGTGTTAAGTAA
- a CDS encoding DeoR/GlpR family DNA-binding transcription regulator — translation MDKLFANERRQLILNILEEKKRVTVKDLAKDVNVSEATLRTDLNVLEEEGLLTRTHGGAVLNEDFSSSKKSFSEREKKNRDSKIIIAQKAIELIKRKDCILLDASTTALELAKLLRESSLHITVVTNGISTAIELKENPGINVILIGGMARMGSMALEGSLGTNILSKINIDTMFTSASGFSIEEGLTDFNVYEVELKKIMVEKANKVIGMLDYSKIGTSSIATFATCEQIDTIITDKSFDDALLKEVSRHDIKVY, via the coding sequence ATGGATAAGTTATTTGCCAACGAGAGAAGACAATTAATTTTAAATATACTAGAAGAAAAAAAGCGGGTTACCGTTAAAGATTTAGCAAAAGATGTAAACGTTTCCGAAGCTACACTAAGAACGGACTTAAATGTTTTAGAGGAAGAAGGATTGTTAACCCGTACACATGGAGGAGCAGTATTAAATGAAGATTTTTCTTCATCCAAGAAGAGCTTTTCTGAACGGGAGAAGAAAAATCGTGACTCAAAAATAATAATTGCTCAAAAAGCGATTGAGCTTATTAAACGAAAAGATTGTATTTTGCTTGATGCAAGTACAACAGCCCTCGAATTGGCAAAATTATTGAGAGAATCCAGTTTGCATATTACTGTTGTTACAAATGGTATTTCTACTGCTATTGAGTTGAAAGAAAACCCGGGAATAAATGTTATCCTGATAGGGGGGATGGCAAGAATGGGTTCTATGGCACTTGAAGGATCGCTGGGAACAAACATTTTAAGTAAAATCAATATCGATACGATGTTCACCTCAGCAAGTGGCTTTTCCATCGAAGAGGGACTGACAGATTTCAATGTCTATGAGGTAGAATTAAAAAAGATAATGGTTGAAAAGGCTAATAAGGTTATCGGAATGTTGGATTATTCAAAGATTGGAACAAGCTCAATAGCTACTTTTGCTACATGCGAGCAAATTGACACAATCATTACCGACAAATCATTTGATGATGCTCTTCTTAAAGAAGTATCTAGACATGATATAAAAGTATATTAA
- the dhaL gene encoding dihydroxyacetone kinase subunit DhaL, giving the protein MSVETVKCMTPSQVKDMFLYVGDKVMESKPLLTRIDSAIGDGDHGIGMSVGFTKAEENLRANEFTTVNDVFKTVGMSMISSMGGASGIIFGTMFVGGIKGLEPKDSLDLPLLAGIFEKALEAIKLRGKADLGDKTMIDAFQPAVEALKESAAERKSLVEGIRNAESAALQGVESSKDYIAKFGRAKSLGERAIGHQDAGATTVSIIFRAMKESLERPGNE; this is encoded by the coding sequence ATGTCGGTTGAAACTGTAAAGTGTATGACCCCTAGTCAAGTTAAAGATATGTTTTTATATGTGGGTGATAAGGTGATGGAAAGTAAACCCCTCCTGACAAGAATTGATAGTGCTATTGGTGATGGAGATCATGGTATTGGAATGTCTGTCGGATTTACGAAGGCCGAAGAGAATTTGAGAGCAAATGAATTTACAACGGTAAATGATGTTTTTAAAACCGTGGGTATGTCAATGATTTCATCAATGGGTGGAGCTTCAGGAATAATATTTGGAACAATGTTTGTTGGAGGAATAAAGGGATTGGAGCCAAAAGACTCGTTGGATCTGCCATTATTGGCCGGAATTTTTGAAAAGGCTTTAGAGGCGATAAAGCTTCGGGGAAAAGCAGATTTGGGAGATAAAACAATGATCGACGCATTTCAGCCTGCAGTCGAAGCATTGAAGGAAAGTGCCGCAGAAAGGAAAAGTCTTGTGGAAGGGATTAGAAATGCTGAAAGTGCAGCACTCCAAGGTGTTGAAAGCTCAAAAGATTATATTGCGAAATTTGGACGAGCAAAATCTTTGGGAGAAAGAGCGATTGGCCATCAGGATGCTGGTGCAACAACAGTTTCAATAATTTTTAGGGCTATGAAGGAATCGTTGGAAAGGCCTGGAAATGAATAA
- a CDS encoding PdxA family dehydrogenase — protein MSKPTIGLLYGDAAGVGPELVAKAFSNKEILDAATWVLIGDERVFNRGADTVGKELNYQKVESIDDVKPENFSLWLIDTKSTDPADIEMGVLSVESGKAAGDNLMFALKLAKEEKLDGLTYAPMNKSALFKGGFEFKDDIHLVASVFGLESGFSEVNVMNDVWFTRVTSHIPLKEVAENITKQSVLDSINFASKIVSKAGITPKIAIAGLNPHAGDDGLLGNEENEIISPAIEEARKNGVDVHGPFPADTIFLRLDKEKYNCLLAMYHDQAQIGMKTMGFNKGVTISGGLPIVITTAAHGTAFDIAGKGIADPGAFEQALKLGVELINNGYN, from the coding sequence GTGAGTAAACCTACAATTGGATTGTTATACGGAGATGCAGCAGGTGTGGGACCGGAGTTGGTGGCAAAAGCTTTTTCAAATAAAGAAATTTTGGATGCAGCCACATGGGTCCTGATAGGGGATGAAAGGGTCTTCAACCGTGGAGCAGATACAGTAGGAAAGGAATTGAACTATCAGAAAGTGGAAAGTATTGATGATGTCAAACCTGAGAACTTCTCGTTATGGTTAATCGATACGAAGAGTACTGACCCGGCTGATATTGAAATGGGAGTACTTTCTGTGGAGTCAGGTAAGGCGGCAGGGGATAACCTAATGTTCGCGTTAAAACTTGCAAAAGAAGAGAAACTTGATGGACTTACGTATGCCCCTATGAATAAAAGTGCACTCTTCAAAGGTGGGTTTGAATTTAAGGATGATATCCATCTGGTAGCTTCGGTCTTTGGATTGGAATCAGGTTTCAGTGAAGTGAATGTCATGAATGATGTGTGGTTTACGAGGGTAACCTCGCACATTCCTCTTAAGGAAGTTGCTGAAAATATTACAAAACAAAGTGTATTGGATAGTATTAATTTTGCTAGTAAAATTGTATCAAAAGCCGGTATTACTCCTAAAATTGCCATCGCTGGGCTTAATCCGCATGCAGGAGATGACGGGCTGTTGGGCAACGAAGAAAATGAAATCATCTCCCCTGCTATCGAAGAAGCGAGAAAGAATGGAGTTGATGTTCATGGTCCATTTCCTGCGGATACCATTTTCTTGAGACTTGATAAAGAGAAATACAATTGCCTTTTGGCTATGTATCATGACCAAGCGCAAATCGGAATGAAGACAATGGGCTTCAATAAAGGTGTCACAATCAGTGGAGGGCTTCCGATTGTAATAACAACCGCTGCGCATGGTACGGCTTTTGATATAGCCGGAAAAGGAATAGCAGATCCAGGTGCATTCGAACAGGCATTAAAGCTTGGTGTAGAATTGATTAATAATGGATATAACTGA